The proteins below are encoded in one region of Mycobacterium shinjukuense:
- a CDS encoding S8 family peptidase, which produces MTAERRPLLAFGPPVVSERPAQRPRGMPRLSKPTPGRQGERLTPQFRELIAAFDAERVRLAADTTDEVDPALVVVFDLAGSVKDFRNAINKIDGLEFLSEMLGDFTEPDDDFHVIDRATGRTDKPVSHSLYLVMSNAKAVNELLRLFALWQQDPSASFERGLGKFKTAFEQLTAIRRWGPEDRIRETGLRDWWQETLEVVGQSVNNVMVEVELWHRRDAAQRTTAESHVEQIITSSGGRILDRSQIDAINYHALLAELPIQQVQSVLNDGAASIQLLTTDEVMFVSPFTPMSVTPATLDPVAEVQLPPGKNVDGLPRIALLDGLPFPNHDALAGRLLIDDPDGLGENYPVSSRHHGTAMASLIVHGDLSARGEPLDRPLYVRPIMVPGERPAGSEQVVPNQLFTDLLHRAIRRIQEGEAGRDPAAPSVRIVNLSIGAQARALVRRMSPVGRLLDWLAHSYNLLFVVSAGNHLDPITIPADAATDPDATRSAAVRAVYGTTLARGILPPGDALNALTVGATHDDGLGDLDVPDTVWDITHPGAPAHYGATGPGVDRSVKPDLLHVGGRILYTRPVIISGEDTISLERAQTSATGPGLQVAAPDRAGATNKTTFSAGTSNAAALVTREASRLFDILEAGLPGTDDTPLPDGLYHPLLVRALLAHASSWGEWEQGLRQELGLDSQQARRHVTALLGYGRIDIDRLGTAATNRAVLLAGGSIARDERHTYELPLPPSLRSRAEWHRFTITLAFMAPTVGQLTRYRGAKVYFATPDTTLAGGDRNGAEHNAVRRGSLQHEIVQGTRAMVFGDGDTFPIHVECMDDAQRLGAGKEVRYALVVSVETAEETSTTIHDEVRIALRQRARDRARGRVVG; this is translated from the coding sequence TTGACGGCGGAGCGCAGGCCGCTTCTGGCCTTCGGTCCGCCAGTCGTCTCTGAACGGCCGGCGCAGCGCCCGCGGGGTATGCCGCGCCTGTCGAAGCCCACCCCGGGTCGACAGGGAGAGCGCCTGACACCCCAGTTCAGGGAACTGATTGCGGCGTTCGACGCCGAGCGGGTACGCCTGGCCGCGGACACAACGGACGAGGTTGATCCCGCTCTGGTGGTTGTGTTTGACCTCGCGGGCAGCGTCAAGGATTTTCGCAACGCAATCAACAAGATCGACGGGCTGGAGTTCCTCTCCGAGATGCTTGGAGACTTCACTGAACCCGACGACGACTTCCACGTGATTGATCGGGCCACGGGTCGCACAGACAAACCCGTCTCGCACTCGCTTTACCTTGTGATGTCGAACGCCAAGGCTGTCAACGAGCTTCTGCGGCTGTTCGCCTTGTGGCAACAAGACCCGTCGGCGTCGTTCGAGCGCGGGCTGGGGAAGTTCAAGACAGCCTTCGAGCAGTTGACCGCGATCCGGCGCTGGGGACCTGAGGACCGAATCCGGGAAACGGGCCTGCGCGACTGGTGGCAGGAAACCCTCGAGGTCGTCGGCCAGTCCGTCAATAACGTCATGGTCGAAGTCGAGCTGTGGCACCGCCGGGACGCCGCACAGCGCACAACAGCCGAGTCGCACGTCGAGCAGATCATCACGAGCAGCGGCGGACGCATCCTCGATCGCTCCCAGATCGATGCCATCAACTACCACGCACTGCTGGCCGAGCTGCCGATTCAGCAGGTGCAGTCCGTATTGAACGACGGCGCAGCATCGATCCAACTACTCACCACCGACGAGGTCATGTTCGTCAGCCCGTTCACCCCAATGAGCGTCACGCCGGCGACTCTCGACCCCGTCGCTGAGGTGCAACTTCCTCCCGGGAAGAATGTCGACGGGCTTCCTCGGATCGCGCTGCTGGACGGACTTCCCTTCCCGAACCACGACGCCTTGGCTGGCAGGCTGCTGATTGACGACCCCGACGGGCTAGGGGAGAACTACCCGGTGTCCTCACGCCATCACGGCACGGCGATGGCATCGCTCATCGTTCACGGCGATCTTTCCGCGCGCGGCGAACCGCTGGACCGGCCGCTGTATGTGCGGCCCATCATGGTTCCCGGTGAACGTCCGGCGGGTTCCGAGCAAGTCGTCCCCAACCAGCTGTTCACCGACCTGCTTCACCGCGCAATCCGGCGCATCCAGGAAGGCGAGGCGGGCCGCGACCCGGCTGCGCCCAGTGTGCGGATCGTCAATCTGTCCATCGGCGCACAGGCCAGGGCGCTCGTGCGCCGAATGAGCCCTGTCGGGCGGCTTCTCGACTGGCTGGCCCATTCCTACAACCTGTTGTTCGTCGTCAGCGCGGGCAACCACCTCGACCCGATCACGATTCCCGCCGACGCCGCGACTGATCCTGACGCCACCCGGTCAGCTGCGGTGCGGGCCGTCTACGGTACGACCCTTGCGCGGGGAATCCTCCCGCCAGGCGACGCGCTCAACGCACTGACCGTCGGCGCGACCCATGACGATGGTCTCGGCGACCTCGACGTGCCCGACACCGTGTGGGACATCACCCATCCGGGCGCGCCTGCCCACTACGGTGCAACCGGGCCCGGTGTCGATCGCTCCGTCAAGCCGGACCTTCTCCATGTCGGCGGTCGCATCCTCTACACGCGCCCGGTCATCATCTCCGGCGAAGACACCATCTCCCTTGAGCGCGCGCAGACATCGGCAACCGGCCCCGGCCTCCAGGTCGCTGCTCCGGACCGAGCGGGCGCAACCAACAAGACCACCTTCTCCGCTGGCACCAGCAACGCCGCCGCGCTGGTGACCCGCGAGGCCAGTCGCCTGTTCGACATTCTCGAAGCCGGCCTGCCCGGCACCGACGACACACCACTGCCCGACGGGCTATATCACCCGCTACTTGTGCGGGCCTTGCTCGCCCATGCGAGCAGCTGGGGCGAGTGGGAACAGGGACTCCGCCAAGAACTGGGGCTCGACAGCCAGCAGGCCCGCCGCCATGTGACCGCACTACTCGGCTACGGCCGCATCGACATCGACAGACTGGGGACCGCCGCGACGAATCGGGCCGTTCTTCTTGCCGGCGGAAGCATCGCGCGGGACGAGCGCCACACGTACGAGCTACCGCTCCCGCCGTCACTTCGGTCACGCGCCGAATGGCATCGCTTCACCATCACACTGGCGTTCATGGCCCCTACTGTCGGTCAGCTGACGCGGTATCGCGGGGCGAAGGTCTATTTCGCGACACCCGACACCACCCTTGCCGGTGGAGACCGGAACGGCGCCGAGCACAACGCGGTCAGAAGGGGCAGCCTCCAGCATGAAATTGTCCAAGGAACACGGGCGATGGTGTTCGGCGACGGCGACACGTTCCCTATTCACGTTGAGTGCATGGACGATGCCCAACGGCTGGGGGCCGGCAAGGAGGTGCGCTACGCGCTCGTCGTCTCGGTCGAGACGGCCGAGGAGACCTCAACCACGATTCACGACGAAGTGCGAATTGCATTGCGCCAGAGGGCGCGGGATCGTGCGCGAGGTCGAGTGGTCGGTTGA